A region of the Roseiflexus sp. RS-1 genome:
CTACGGGTGCGCGGCCTGCGGCAAAACGGCCAGCACAGCCGCACGAACCCGCTCAGCCACCTCGATCGCCTCAGCGGCAGTGGCCTGATCTGGCCAGAATCCAGGGTCATAGCGCAACTGGACAGCGTAGGGGGTCAACTGCGTCAGGTCAAGCCCCGTGAGATCCGGCGCCGGGTCGAGCGTGGCACAGCGGCGCTCAAGCTCCTCAAGGTTATGCGTGAGCGGAAACGGCTGCCCGGTGAAAGCGAGCAGTCCCTTCAGGTATTTCTCAGCAGCCTGCTGGGCATGAAAGCAGGCCGTATCATACGGTCCAGAACTTGCCGCGATGAGCCGTGCGCTAAACAGGTCGCTATCTCCCTTTGCCAGCCAGCCGCGCGCCAGGTCAGTCGCGTCGCTCATACAGCACCTTTCCCTCACGCAGGGCGGTCGTGATAAACGCGTTCGGCACATTAGCCCACGCTTGTACCTCGGCCGGGGTCCAGACGACAACATCTTTCGCCGGAAACAGGCCGACAAGCGCACGAAGGTAGCGTGACGCACGCTTATAGCGCGGCAGGTCCGACTCTTCAATGACCAGGATGTCGAGATCGCTGTCAGGACGAGCATCACCGCGGGCACGCGAGCCGAACAGCACAATCTTGCGCGGGTTGCCCGCTGCACGCATTCGCTCAACCATTTCGCGTAATAGTTCGTCAGACACCGGCGGGTAAACCGTCTCAAGCGGGGTAGACATCGGTACACTCCTGCTCCAGGTCAATGAAGGAGCGCTTCACGATGGCGCTGGTATCGAGGCGGGAACCTCCGTTCCAGCCACTCCTCAACCAGCGTCTCGACGGGCCGACCAGGGCGCGCAGTCTCCTGCGCAAGCCGGTCATAGAGATCAGGTTGCAACTCAAGGATCAGTGTGGTCATGAACACCTCACCTGGGTTCGGATAGAACCGCTGTTGATTCTCATCGTATTGTACAATGCGACGGTTCGCGCAGCACGATGACCGGTGCAACCGGCATACCCGGTCCGAGAAGGCGAGGATACGCTGCAATTACCACAGCGAATGCTGGATGCATCCATTGAACTGCACGCGCATGTCGTGATCCATGGGGAGTTGATAATTGGAGATGAACAGTTCAGCGCCTTTCTCGGCTTTCTCCTGCCTGTAATTATTCATGCCGTACTGCAATTCCCAACGATGGATACACGCAAACTGAAAGTTCTGACGAATTTCAGGCGAGTCGTCATATGTAATCAGCCACGAGTGCCTGCACTTTTTCATCTCTTCAGCAAATTCAGTGTGGTCAAAACTCTCGTGCAATATGCCATTTCTTCCATAAAGTTTTGATTTCGTCGCAACGAGGTATGGCGGATCCAGGAATGTAAATGTCCTTCTATCACCATCCTTCAGCAACTCCTTATAGTCCATATTCGTAATCTTAACACCCTCTAAGATTTTTCCGAGAAGAGCAACTCTTTCTATTGAAGATTTCGTAAATCTTCCAACGAAAGCCCCTTCGGAATAACCTCCCGCCTCAACGACCCCAGAAAAGGTAATCCGATTAAGAACAAAAAACCTTACTGCCCGCTCAAAGTCACCCATTGTTGATGTGTTCATGCCAAGCAACTCATAAAACAACTCCCTCCCATCTACTCTTTCCAGCTTTAATCTCATAATCTCACCCGCCAATTTCACAGAGTCTTCCTGAGCGCACTTCCAAAAATAGAATAGTTCAGTATTGAGATCATTGATCCACATTCTGACTTCAGGATACTTTTGTCTCAAGCAAACGAAAAAAGACCCCCCTCCAACGAATGGTTCGCGGTATTCATCGAAAACGTCAGGAACAAGGGCAAGCAGGCGCTGCACCGCGCGTGACTTTCCGCCAGGGTAGCGTAAAGGGCTTTTGATCATTGCTTTTATTGGTTAGGAGCTATATGTATCTGAATTCTCTTATTATAAAGACATTCGTCGTATAAACCGCGAATTACTTTAGCTCTTCTCTCATTAAGTCTGTTTTCAGTAATGAACCGGTCTAATTCGCAACTACTGCAAGGCATAAAGAGAGTGCCATAAATATCTTTTCCCGTCAACTTCAACCGAACGGTGAAATCAACCTTTTGACCCTCGAGGAGCAGAGCATCGATGTTTGAAAAGAGGGCAATCTTGAAAAGACCATCTTTTATATCATCGAGAGAAGGAAGAGATCCTTTTGTTGAGTTTTTAGACTCCTGAATGACATATCTATCGCCCTCTTTGATAACTTCATCAGCAGTCAGATAGTAAACACCTCCGAGATAATTTCTGATATTGAGCCTTACCTTCGAGCCGTCTGAAAGATGTTCATTATGATGGACAACGGCAGCTTCCCTTATGGAGGCATTTTTTGAACCTGAAAGAGAGAGATTTTTGAAATCATCAAAATTGGCTCTGACTTTCTCCAAATACTTTTCTTGTGCTTTCCTGTCGTGCATCTTGATCCCTGTTTGTCTCGATATTACTTGATAACTGTCAAGAGCCTTCCTGTAAATATCAACAAAACTAGTCTCCAAAAGATTAAAGTTCCAGTGGAGCGCACTATTTTTATACTTCAGTATATCCAGTATCTGTCTCTCTACAAAATCAGGTGAAAAGGACTGTTTACTTATTTTATTTCTCTTCGATTGACCTGCTCTTGAATTCCTTACTGCACTTTCATAATAAGCGAGAACGATATAAATATCAAATAAATTCATCCAGGATATTGTCGAGAACTGAATTCTATCGAGATCACCATCAATCCCCTCATCCTTGAGCACTGGAATAACAGTGATACGCTTCGGGGCGTTTAATATGTCGTACAACCGCGCAAAAGGGTAGCTACGTGTTCGTTTAGGAGACACCCATTTTGAATACGCTACCGAACCGTCAGGGACGATAATTTTACCGCAAGGCCTGGCTTTATTGATATCGAAATCACAAAAATCATATTCTGGCAGTTTTTCCGCCAGGCATGCCGTATATTGAACATTACTTACAAAACCATCAAACGTCAGAACATCCTGTTTCATGCTATCTCGATCTGGCACACCACAGCCGACCGGTATTCCCCCTATGATAGATCATATGAGCGAAACGGTCAAATGCGCATCACAATCACCTGACGGTCAGGTTGCCGAGTTTCGGCACTGCCGCAATCCACACCTGACCGGGATTCATCGCCGCTTCGCTGCCGTCGGCAAGGTAGAAGCGCAGCGATAGATGAACCATTGCTTACAACATGTATAATGCGCCTGACGGTCTGCGATTCATCTGCGCCGCAGAGCGCAGTAGATCTGCGTCAGGCACAATCGCATGTCGGGCAGCACAGTCGTCGACTCGATCTACGCCAGTTTATGATTGGATTACTGCTTTCATTGGGTTGACAATCGTCAGCTGGCTGTTGATGATCAGCCCGTCTTGCAGATCCTCGGTGTACAAGGTCGTTGCCCCTACCGCCAGCGCACTTGCGATAATCAGACTATCCCAATAGGAAACGTGGTAGGCGCTGCGAAGATCCGATGCGTGCAGCAAGATGGAGCGGTTCAACTCGACAATCAGATACTTGCGATAGAGGGAGCGAATTAACTTGCGGATCGCCTGCTCATCCGCCTGAAACTTGCGCAGCATGTTGACAGACACCTCGTTCACGACTTGGGTGCTCAGGGCAATCTGCGGTGTCCCACGGATGAGCCCTTTGGCCCGTTGCGACTTGAGTTTCTCCTGGCTCGTGCTAAACGCATAGAGCCAGATATTCGTGTCGATAAAGGCCAGAGCCGAGCCTGCGCTAGCGGCGCCCATAGATCTCGTCCCGTGTCAGTGGCGTAAACGAATCAACCTGATAAGGATGATTGAGAAGGAACTCGACCATATCCTCTTCATCTTCGTCATTGTCGGTGAGAATAATGACGCGCACGCGCCCCTTGATGCGGTCGTGATATTCCTTCGGCAGTTCAATGGCGCCGTGCTCAATGTAGGTTTGAAACTCGATAACACTCATATGCTGACTCTCAGATCGTGATGGTAAACGACACCACGTGGCCGGTTGCCGCACAAGTGTAGCATGGGTCAGACTGTGGGGCAAATACCGATGGTCGACGACAGGATGGAGTGCCGCCCGATGATGTGCGCCAGCAACAAATGGGCAGGAACAATCCAGGATCTGTTGGTCGACATCCTTATGTATGACAGATTACTTGAGCGAAACGGTCAAATGCGCATCACAATCACCTGACGGTCAGGTTGCCGAGTTTCGGCACTGCCGCAATCCACACCTGCCCGGAATTCATCGCCGCTTCGCTGCCGTCGGCAAGGTAGAAGCGCAGCGGCGCAGCTTCTGATTCCTTGCGCCAAGTGATTTCCTGCGCCACGCCATTCTGAAACAGGAACCCCGGACCACTCCCGACCACGTCCTGCTGGATGCGCCCTTTCGGATCGCCGGGGATCGGGCGTTCCTGCACTTCGATCACGACAACGTTACTGGCGCGCAATTGCTGACCGGTTGCGGCATCGACCGCCGGTTTGCCGCGTCGCAGGCGCAGATAGACATTGCCGACAGGGTCATACGTCCAGCCGACGCTATCCTGGCGGTAGATGAAGTAGTAGCCAAGCTCCTGAGCTGCCGGGCGCTGTTCTGGCGGCGCTTCGGCTTTGATCGGGAAGCCCAGTTCGGGATTGTTGATCTCGGCGTTGCCGAAGCGGGCAGCCGCCTGATCGAGGCGCGCTGTGCTGGTGTAGAGGTTGTGCGGCGCTTTGCGGGTGCGGACGCGGGTAAAGTAGGCGCCGCCGGAGCGCGCCAGCGCATCCACATCAATAATCTCCGGCGCCTCGCCCGCCCGTTTGAGTGCATCCGGCGCACCGCCAGCATGAATATACATGCCATTCATGCCCATTGCCCAGCGCACGAAATAGAGCCGTGCGCTGCGTACCGGACCGATCGACGGAACATCGGGTGAAATGCCGGGGACGTACACCGCCATAAAGCGCGTGATCCCCATCTCCGCGAGCGCCTCGAACACCACTGCTGCTTTGTCGAGACCGGTCTGCGGATAGGCATTCGGATGGTTATCGATCATGACCACATAAGGGCGCCGTGTGATCGTCCCGCGCTCGAAGGCGGCGGGAACGCGGGGCGGAGCGGCGGCGGCAGGCGCAACGAACGCAGCCAGGATCGCCAGCGCAATCAATACCGTTGCCACGCGCAGGAAGGGAAGTGTTTGCATGCTATGCCTCGATGTGTCGTTCTTGCCAACGAATGAGCCAGCGGCAATGATACCACATAACCGCGCGCTCACGCATACGGATCGACCGCATCGCGCAACCCGTCGCCCAGCAGGTACAGGCAGAGTGACGCAAGAACGATAGCGCCGAGGGGGATCAGCAGCCAAGGATAGAGGGTCACCGATTTGATCTGCTGCGCATCTTGCAGCAGTACACCCCAACTGACCGCAGGCGGCAGCATGCCCAGGTTGAGAAAACTGAGCGCCGTTTCCGCCGCGATAGCGCCGGGCACGGCAAACGACGCAACGACAATAATATGGCTCATTGCGTTTGGCAGCATATGGGTGGTGATGACACGCCAGTGCGATGCGCCCGCAGCAATCGCCGCCGCAGTGTAGTCAGCATTACGGTAGCTCAGCACCTTGCCGCGCACCTCGCGCGAAAAACTCGTCCAGGTAATGAACGCCAGAATGATGGTGATCAGCATATACCGCTGCACCACCGGCATCGTAATCGGAAGCGCTGCCGCAATCGCAATGAATAACGAAATAAAGGGAAAGGTCTGAATTAACTCAATCAGCCGCTGAATGATATTATCGATCCATCCGCCGAAGTACCCGGACGCCGTACCGACGATCGAGCCGATCACCATACTGATCATCACGCCGAAAAAGCCAATGGTCAGCGATACCTGCGCTCCTTTGAGCACCCGCGAGAAGAGATCGCGACCCTGGCGGTCGGCGCCCCAGAGAAAGATTTTGGCATTGGCTTCGGGTGGCGCATCGACGCCGAACAGGTGTATATCGAGCGGAATGAAGCCCCACATCACATACGGACTGCCGCGCACAAACAGACGGATAGGGTAGGTCACCTCTGGATCAGGCTCGTAGATGATCTGGAAATTGACCGAGTCGACAATCTGTTTCATTCCCTGAAGCGCCAGCCCGCCATTCGCCCAGACAATCGTCGATGGCTGCGCATATTGATGGTTCGCATCGATCTCATTCGGGTCGTATGGCGCGATAAAATCGGCAAAAAACGCCATCAGATACATAATGATCAACACGATCCCGCCAGCGACCGAGAGATGGTTCTTCCGGTACCGCCGCCAGATCAACTGAACCTGCGAAAGTTGCCCGACATCTTCGAACGTGCGCACACGATCAGTTTGCGGTTGTGCATCTTTTGCAACTGTTGCCATACGCGCCTGCCTTCGATCAGGTTATTCCAACCGCACCCGTGGATCGACCCACGCCAGCAGAAGATCGGCGATCAGATTGCCCAGCAGCAACATAATGCACTGCATCATCAGAATGGTGATGCCAAGATACATGTCAGTCGCCTGAAGCGCACGCAGATAGAGGGCGCCAAGCGTCGGCAAATTGAGAATAACGCCAGCCAGCGCATCGCCGACGACAATCGAGGGAAGCAGATAGCCGATGCTCATCACCAGCGGGTGAACCGCATTACGCACGGCATGCTTCCAGACGACCGCATGTTCCTGCAACCCTTTGGATCGGGCGGTCTGAATGTACTGGGCATTCAACACGTCGAGGAGATTGGCGCGCATCACCCTTGTCAACCCCGCCGTAGCGGAAGCGCCCAGCACCACCACCGGAATCCACAGATTGCTCAGTAGATTGAGGAACTTTGCGAAACTCCAGGGTGCATTAACATACTGTGGCGAGAAAAAGCCCAACCCGACATCCTGCCGCAGCACAAGCGCAGCAAAGACCATCAGGATCAGCGCCAGGGCGAAGTTTGGTATCGCAATCCCCAGAAATTGCACGAATGTAATGATGTAGTCGGGAATGCTCCCGCGATTGGTCGCAAGATAGACGCCCAACGGGATCGAAATGAGCCATGCAAACAGCGCCGTACCAAATGTCAGGGCAAATGTAATGGGCAGGCGCTGTGCAATAATCCCCGCCACCGGCGTATCGGTCTCGAACGATGTACCAAAATCGCCTTGCAACGTGCGCGAAATCCACTTCCAGTATTTGATGTGCAGCGGATCATCAACGCCATAGCGTCGCTTGAGCGCCTCGATCTGGTCTTGCGGCACATTACCGCCCTGCGCGCGCAACTGGTCGATCTTGATGTCCACAATCGATCCGGGCGGCAGTTCGATGAGAAAGAACCCAATGAACGACGCCAGGATCATGGTGATGATCATGTACACAACGCGCCGCGCAAGAAATGTGGTCATAACCTGGATTCCCAATCACAACCGGATATACCGACGGATCGCTCTATTCATTCTGAAAGCCGCTCCCGTTCCCATTTCGGGAAAGGGAGCGGGCTTGCATCGCATAAACCGCTAGCGTCGTTGGATGCGTTCAACCGCTATGCTTCGCCGGATCGTCCCAATACCATGCTTCAGGATCGTACACCGCCGGCGTTGGATGGATCCAGGGATCGGTGAAGCCGCCGAGCGCAAGGTCTTCTTTCCGGGGAACGTTCATCAAGCCCTTCTTGACGATGAACACGCGGTCAAAGTTCGCTACCGACCCCTGCACGAACGGACCGTTCTCGACGTGGATCTTGATCATCTCCCAGACCATCTGTGTGCGCTTCAGGAAATCCGGTTCGACTTTCGTCTTATCGTAGATCTCGTGCAGTTTTGCGATGGTCGGGTCGAAATCCTTATCGGTCGGCACGATTCGGGCAGGCGCGCGTTGCCACGGATCTTTGTCCAGTTCTTCCTTCTCGCTTGCCGTACCGCGCAACTGATACCCCTGTCCGTGAAGCGGCGCCCAGCGTTCCGGCTCAATCGGCACCAGCCACTGCGGATACACCAGATGGTTCGGACCATCACCGATGCCCCAGTCGGCGTTCGACATCAGTTTGCCGGCGAACCAGTCCTCACGGCGTCCCTGCGGCGGCACCGGGGTCAGCGTCGCCTTGATGCCGATCTGCCCCCAGTCGCGGATCATCTGCTCATTCTGAGCAATCGTGTTCTTGCTGGTGTTGGCGGCGACGACCAGCAAAATCTCCAGCGGTGAACCGTCGGGGAAGGTACGGAAACCGTTGGGACCAACCTTGACCCCAATGTCGTCGAGCAGTTTCTTTGCCCGTTCCTGATCGAACGCCACGTAACTATCGCGCCATTCGCGGTACCGCGCGTTTGCCCGGTCCGGGTTCCCCTTTTCGTCGATATTGTACTCGATGGCTTTCGGGCTGAAGGTGCCGGTTGTCAACTCACCGGTGCCGAAGTACTGCGTTTTTTGCAGTTCAGCGCGGTTGAACGCCAGCGAGAGCGCCTGCCGGAACTTCGGATTGCGGATCAATTCCCGCCACTTCGGATCGTTGTAGTCGTAACTGAAGAAGAACGAGGTTCCCGACCCGGATCCGCTCTCCCAGAACCGCACTTCATACCCGCCTGCTTCAGCATTCTGGCGCAGGTTGGGCACATCATCGAGACTGAGCACCCAGTGGTGCGAGAAGTCGCTCTTCCCCTGGATGACATTCAACTTCTCGACTTCGCTGTTCTGGAAGGTGGTCGAAACGATGCGGTCGATGTATGGCAGTTGATTCCCCTCAGCGTCGACACACCAGTAATACGGGTTGCGGGTATAAACGCCACGCACGCCCTCCTCAAAACTTTCACACTTCCATCCCGTCATCGTCGGGCAATCGGGGTTGGTGACGAAGCGGATGCGCTTGGTATGTTCGTCCCAGTCTTTGTATTTTGCAGGGTTGAGCACCGGGTTGAACTGCTCCATATGATGCCGCGGCGCCATCCAGCGCGGTCCGATGCCTGCGTTGACCCACATCGCCAGGCGATCAGCAGTCAGCGGCGCTGGCGCATCGAACTTCATCGTCAGCGTGTAGTCATCGACTTTGATGAGAGTCGCCAGCGTTCCAGTACCGGAACGTCCCTCGTCCGGCGGCGGCTCGATCGGCTTCAACCCCTCCGGAAACTCTTTCTCCTTCCCGTTGCCGCCGACCATATACTCCCACCAGTACAGAATGTCATCGACCGTCCAGGGATGCCCGTCAGACCACTTGAGCCCCTCGCGGAACTTGAACGTCCACTCGCTGGCATCGGCATTCGCTTCCCAACTTTCAGCAAGCCCCGGACCAATCTTCAAGCCATCGTCAAGCCAGCGCAGGATCGAGTGACCGTACTGGCTCTCCTGCACAATCGTCGCCATACCATCGGGTCCCCACGAGTTGGTGAAGTTGAGCGTCCCGCCATACGTGCCGACACTGAGCCATTTGTGCGGCACAACGTAAGGGTTCTTCGGCAGACGCTGATCAACGGGCGGCAGTTTCCCTTCGGCGACCAGTTTTGCCAGTTCGGGCGACTCTTTGAACCTGCTGACCGCCTGGGGCACAGCAGTCGCCTGGGGCGGCGTGGTGGGCGGGATGGCAACAGTTGGCGCGGGAGCAGATGTCGGCGCCGGTGCAGATGTCGGCGCCGGTGCAGACGTTGGCGCCTGAGCAGGCTGACCGCCGCCACACGCAGCAATCGCCGCACTGGCAGCAGTCATCGCCGAAAGCGTCAGGAATCGTCGTCGGCTCAGTGTGCGTGTTCTAGACACAGGTACCTCCTCGTAGCTGATGTCAGAGTGTGAGGAACGTGGTGAACATCTGTTTCGGAAAAACATCGAGGAAAACAGACATAGATACTATCTGCCGCGCGATCACCTCCTTCTCGCCGGAGAGCCGGGTATTGATTCGGTTAAGGGGGTTTTACGAAGTTGTTGACTATTGTACATTTTAGCGATCCATTTGTCAACTATGAAAACAAAGCCGGTTGCCACCAAAACATTGCCAGCGCCGAACCGGTAAACAGCGGTGCGTTAACTTTTGACATGTGAGAGCGATCTTCAAGGGAGTGGACGCAGATCGACAACGCGCAACAACTTATCGCCCACCATCATGGCGCACGCAGGTGGACGACCGTGCATGAGAAGATAGCGCCAGGCATCGGGATGCCACCAGTTTGGGCGCGCTTCGATACGAATATAAAGGCGGATCGGGTAGCCCAGCAACGGGTGAAAGGCGCTTTCCACCGATAGCCGATCATCACAGGCGCACCCCAGGGTGATGCAGCGCATACCGGTATCGCCATCACGCCGCGCCACGGCGAAGAGGTCTTCGACCGTGCGCCCATCACGCTGACACCGCTCCAGTTGCGTGACGCGCACCACCCGTTCGTCAGCAACCTCAACCTCGACAGTGCAGTTGAGTTCTTCCAGTGTTATGACGTAATGAGCAAAACCGTGGGTTCGCCAGCGCGCTTCGGCAGCAGCGATTGCGCGTTCGTTTGCGCTATCCGCAGCAAGCGCAACCACCACAGCGCTGCCGATACAGATGAACAAGACGCATGCGATCAAGAACCGCACCATCGGACGCATATGGTTTTCCGGATAAACTTCACCCTCGCTGCAACGGCGGAGAGGCGCGGCACACTCACGGCGCTGTCGGCGTTATTCGCGTTGTCGGCGTTGCTGTCGGCGTCACGGTTGCTGGCAGGGGCGTATCGGTCGCAGCAACGACCGGCGTACTGGCGCCTGGCGCTTCGGGCGTTATCGTGGCAGTGAACGTCGGGGTGACCGTCGGCTCGACCGGAACCGTTGCGGTGGGAGCAACAGTCGCTGCAAGGGGAGAAGGACGTTGCAGATCGAGCGCCGCATCGCCAGCAATATCGCTCAGGCGCTGGAGAAAACGCTCGATACGCTGTGAGCGTCGGTCGAGTTCCTGAAGCAGCGCTGCACGTCCTGCCTCTGCGGTCGCGAACGCCGCCACCTGATCGCGACTGGCGCGCGCATCGGCGACGAGTGTGGCATTCTGAACAACGACTGCGGTCAACTGCTCGCGCACCTGTTCGCGCACGGTTTTCACATCATCGATCACGAGCCGGATATCGCTGAGCGCCTCACGATCATCACTGGCGCGGCGGGCAAGATCGGCGACCTCGGTTGCCAGTGCATCGGCGCGGCTCACGATCGTCGCATTGTGCGCCTCGAGCGTTGCCACCCGCACTCGCGCCGCATCGATCTCCACCGGTGTGGCAGGGGTAAATCCGAGCCAGAGCAACGTGGCGCCGGTCGCCAGTAAGGTAATAGAAGTCGTGATCAGAATAACCAGGAAGGCTGCCAGCAACCGTGCGAAAAAACCGCTACCGCCCCGGCGCACCGGCTG
Encoded here:
- a CDS encoding ABC transporter permease — translated: MATVAKDAQPQTDRVRTFEDVGQLSQVQLIWRRYRKNHLSVAGGIVLIIMYLMAFFADFIAPYDPNEIDANHQYAQPSTIVWANGGLALQGMKQIVDSVNFQIIYEPDPEVTYPIRLFVRGSPYVMWGFIPLDIHLFGVDAPPEANAKIFLWGADRQGRDLFSRVLKGAQVSLTIGFFGVMISMVIGSIVGTASGYFGGWIDNIIQRLIELIQTFPFISLFIAIAAALPITMPVVQRYMLITIILAFITWTSFSREVRGKVLSYRNADYTAAAIAAGASHWRVITTHMLPNAMSHIIVVASFAVPGAIAAETALSFLNLGMLPPAVSWGVLLQDAQQIKSVTLYPWLLIPLGAIVLASLCLYLLGDGLRDAVDPYA
- a CDS encoding ABC transporter permease; translated protein: MTTFLARRVVYMIITMILASFIGFFLIELPPGSIVDIKIDQLRAQGGNVPQDQIEALKRRYGVDDPLHIKYWKWISRTLQGDFGTSFETDTPVAGIIAQRLPITFALTFGTALFAWLISIPLGVYLATNRGSIPDYIITFVQFLGIAIPNFALALILMVFAALVLRQDVGLGFFSPQYVNAPWSFAKFLNLLSNLWIPVVVLGASATAGLTRVMRANLLDVLNAQYIQTARSKGLQEHAVVWKHAVRNAVHPLVMSIGYLLPSIVVGDALAGVILNLPTLGALYLRALQATDMYLGITILMMQCIMLLLGNLIADLLLAWVDPRVRLE
- a CDS encoding DUF3048 domain-containing protein; protein product: MQTLPFLRVATVLIALAILAAFVAPAAAAPPRVPAAFERGTITRRPYVVMIDNHPNAYPQTGLDKAAVVFEALAEMGITRFMAVYVPGISPDVPSIGPVRSARLYFVRWAMGMNGMYIHAGGAPDALKRAGEAPEIIDVDALARSGGAYFTRVRTRKAPHNLYTSTARLDQAAARFGNAEINNPELGFPIKAEAPPEQRPAAQELGYYFIYRQDSVGWTYDPVGNVYLRLRRGKPAVDAATGQQLRASNVVVIEVQERPIPGDPKGRIQQDVVGSGPGFLFQNGVAQEITWRKESEAAPLRFYLADGSEAAMNSGQVWIAAVPKLGNLTVR
- a CDS encoding ABC transporter substrate-binding protein; translated protein: MFFRNRCSPRSSHSDISYEEVPVSRTRTLSRRRFLTLSAMTAASAAIAACGGGQPAQAPTSAPAPTSAPAPTSAPAPTVAIPPTTPPQATAVPQAVSRFKESPELAKLVAEGKLPPVDQRLPKNPYVVPHKWLSVGTYGGTLNFTNSWGPDGMATIVQESQYGHSILRWLDDGLKIGPGLAESWEANADASEWTFKFREGLKWSDGHPWTVDDILYWWEYMVGGNGKEKEFPEGLKPIEPPPDEGRSGTGTLATLIKVDDYTLTMKFDAPAPLTADRLAMWVNAGIGPRWMAPRHHMEQFNPVLNPAKYKDWDEHTKRIRFVTNPDCPTMTGWKCESFEEGVRGVYTRNPYYWCVDAEGNQLPYIDRIVSTTFQNSEVEKLNVIQGKSDFSHHWVLSLDDVPNLRQNAEAGGYEVRFWESGSGSGTSFFFSYDYNDPKWRELIRNPKFRQALSLAFNRAELQKTQYFGTGELTTGTFSPKAIEYNIDEKGNPDRANARYREWRDSYVAFDQERAKKLLDDIGVKVGPNGFRTFPDGSPLEILLVVAANTSKNTIAQNEQMIRDWGQIGIKATLTPVPPQGRREDWFAGKLMSNADWGIGDGPNHLVYPQWLVPIEPERWAPLHGQGYQLRGTASEKEELDKDPWQRAPARIVPTDKDFDPTIAKLHEIYDKTKVEPDFLKRTQMVWEMIKIHVENGPFVQGSVANFDRVFIVKKGLMNVPRKEDLALGGFTDPWIHPTPAVYDPEAWYWDDPAKHSG
- a CDS encoding DUF6174 domain-containing protein — translated: MRPMVRFLIACVLFICIGSAVVVALAADSANERAIAAAEARWRTHGFAHYVITLEELNCTVEVEVADERVVRVTQLERCQRDGRTVEDLFAVARRDGDTGMRCITLGCACDDRLSVESAFHPLLGYPIRLYIRIEARPNWWHPDAWRYLLMHGRPPACAMMVGDKLLRVVDLRPLP
- a CDS encoding nucleotidyltransferase domain-containing protein, coding for MSTPLETVYPPVSDELLREMVERMRAAGNPRKIVLFGSRARGDARPDSDLDILVIEESDLPRYKRASRYLRALVGLFPAKDVVVWTPAEVQAWANVPNAFITTALREGKVLYERRD
- a CDS encoding HEPN domain-containing protein, translating into MSDATDLARGWLAKGDSDLFSARLIAASSGPYDTACFHAQQAAEKYLKGLLAFTGQPFPLTHNLEELERRCATLDPAPDLTGLDLTQLTPYAVQLRYDPGFWPDQATAAEAIEVAERVRAAVLAVLPQAAHP
- a CDS encoding PIN domain-containing protein → MGAASAGSALAFIDTNIWLYAFSTSQEKLKSQRAKGLIRGTPQIALSTQVVNEVSVNMLRKFQADEQAIRKLIRSLYRKYLIVELNRSILLHASDLRSAYHVSYWDSLIIASALAVGATTLYTEDLQDGLIINSQLTIVNPMKAVIQS
- a CDS encoding DNA adenine methylase — encoded protein: MIKSPLRYPGGKSRAVQRLLALVPDVFDEYREPFVGGGSFFVCLRQKYPEVRMWINDLNTELFYFWKCAQEDSVKLAGEIMRLKLERVDGRELFYELLGMNTSTMGDFERAVRFFVLNRITFSGVVEAGGYSEGAFVGRFTKSSIERVALLGKILEGVKITNMDYKELLKDGDRRTFTFLDPPYLVATKSKLYGRNGILHESFDHTEFAEEMKKCRHSWLITYDDSPEIRQNFQFACIHRWELQYGMNNYRQEKAEKGAELFISNYQLPMDHDMRVQFNGCIQHSLW